The following coding sequences lie in one Saccharopolyspora hordei genomic window:
- the dxr gene encoding 1-deoxy-D-xylulose-5-phosphate reductoisomerase, which produces MSAMHADTPKQSAPGPRTVLVLGSTGSIGTQALDVIRQNPDRFRVAGLAAGGSDPRTLAAQALEFQVPAVAVAKSTAVEDVQLALYAEAQRRGHAAGEFAMPRLLAGPDAATELIESTPADVVLNGVDGSRGLKPTLAALDTGAQLALANKESLIAGGSLVLDRAAPGQIVPVDSEHSALAQCLLGGRADEVEKLVLTASGGPFRGRKRDELVDVTVEQALAHPTWSMGNVVTINSATLVNKGLELIEAHLLFGVDYDRIEVAVHPQSIVHSMVTYTDGSTIAQASPPNMRIPIAMSLEWPRRVPGAAPALDFSRAQEWTFEPVDDEAFPAIELARAAGSGGGCLPAVYNAANEEALAAFVDGRLGFTGIVQTVGDVLAGADQWRSAPAGLDEVFAAEDWARARANELVAAGKAE; this is translated from the coding sequence ATGAGCGCGATGCACGCCGACACCCCGAAGCAGAGCGCTCCCGGTCCGCGCACCGTCCTGGTGCTCGGCTCGACCGGGTCCATCGGTACCCAGGCCCTGGACGTCATCCGGCAGAACCCGGACCGGTTCCGCGTCGCGGGCCTGGCCGCGGGCGGCAGCGACCCGCGGACGCTCGCCGCGCAGGCGCTGGAGTTCCAGGTCCCCGCGGTCGCCGTGGCCAAGTCCACCGCCGTCGAGGACGTCCAGCTCGCCCTCTACGCCGAAGCCCAGCGGCGCGGCCACGCCGCCGGCGAGTTCGCCATGCCCCGGCTGCTGGCCGGGCCGGACGCCGCGACCGAGCTCATCGAGTCCACCCCCGCCGACGTGGTGCTCAACGGCGTCGACGGGTCCCGCGGCCTCAAGCCCACCCTCGCCGCGCTGGACACCGGCGCCCAGCTGGCGCTGGCGAACAAGGAGTCGCTCATCGCGGGCGGGTCACTGGTGCTGGACCGGGCGGCGCCCGGGCAGATCGTGCCGGTGGACTCCGAGCACTCGGCGCTCGCGCAGTGCCTGCTCGGCGGGCGGGCCGACGAGGTCGAGAAGCTGGTGCTGACCGCCTCCGGCGGGCCCTTCCGCGGCCGCAAGCGCGACGAGCTCGTCGACGTCACGGTGGAGCAGGCGCTGGCGCACCCGACCTGGTCGATGGGCAACGTGGTGACGATCAACTCGGCGACCCTGGTGAACAAGGGCCTGGAGCTGATCGAGGCGCACCTGCTGTTCGGCGTCGACTACGACCGCATCGAGGTGGCGGTGCACCCGCAGTCGATCGTGCACTCGATGGTCACCTACACGGACGGCTCCACGATCGCCCAGGCCAGCCCGCCGAACATGCGGATCCCGATCGCGATGAGCCTGGAGTGGCCGCGCCGGGTGCCCGGGGCCGCGCCCGCGCTGGACTTCTCCCGGGCGCAGGAGTGGACCTTCGAGCCGGTCGACGACGAGGCGTTCCCGGCGATCGAGCTCGCTCGCGCGGCCGGGTCCGGCGGCGGCTGCCTGCCGGCCGTCTACAACGCGGCCAACGAGGAAGCGCTCGCGGCTTTCGTCGACGGCCGACTCGGCTTCACCGGGATCGTGCAGACTGTGGGTGACGTGCTCGCCGGGGCCGACCAGTGGCGGTCCGCGCCGGCCGGCTTGGACGAGGTCTTCGCGGCCGAGGACTGGGCGCGCGCCAGGGCGAACGAACTGGTGGCTGCGGGGAAGGCGGAGTGA